NNNNNNNNNNNNNNNNNNNNNNNNNNNNNNNNNNNNNNNNNNNNNNNNNNNNNNNNNNNNNNNNNNNNNNNNNNNNNNNNNNNNNNNNNNNNNNNNNNNNNNNNNNNNNNNNNNNNNNNNNNNNNNNNNNNNNNNNNNNNNNNNNNNNNNNNNNNNNNNNNNNNNNNNNNNNNNNNNNNNNNNNNNNNNNNNNNNNNNNNNNNNNNNNNNNNNNNNNNNNNNNNNNNNNNNNNNNNNNNNNNNNNNNNNNNNNNNNNNNNNNNNNNNNNNNNNNNNNNNNNNNNNNNNNNNNNNNNNNNNNNNNNNNNNNNNNNNNNNNNNNNNNNNNNNNNNNNNNNNNNNNNNNNNNNNNNNNNNNNNNNNNNNNNNNNNNNNNNNNNNNNNNNNNNNNNNNNNNNNNNNNNNNNNNNNNNNNNNNNNNNNNNNNNNNNNNNNNNNNNNNNNNNNNNNNNNNNNNNNNNNNNNNNNNNNNNNNNNNNNNNNNNNNNNNNNNNNNNNNNNNNNNNNNNNNNNNNNNNNNNNNNNNNNNNNNNNNNttcttcacacaagaaccctaggtgacaatttctcacagtttgtgttacaatgttgttgaaacctcgctctgataccaattgttgggaattaaacacacaacacacacaaataatctagagaaaagagaaacggaacacaaacgggacacacaagaatttaacgtggttcggtttccctactccacgactgtaacaggaggatttttatttcacttgtgctactctggaattacaaatacaaggatcatatttataggaaagccaaatggttaacctagggtttcagtaatgggtcgggccggctcacaagcctccacaaagcccaacaaatATGCCATTTAACTTGACTTTGAATTACATTTATGTCTTcaactttgagtgtgcacaagtagacacttaaacttgtatgaagttgaacaaatagacacatatgTCCTACATGCCATCcctacatatcatttttttgtcctacgtggtgtcctacgtgtattttgtcatgtaggactcacatgtttatttatttaaaagttaaatagttaaagtgtctgtttgagcattatgaaagttggagatcaaaattaaaacttaaagcTAAGTTTagaatctaatatatatattataccttatatttatgtattatgcctaagaTTACCTAACAATTCAActcattatattaattttaatacatCACTTTCGAACCAGCAATCAAAGACGACCCCAAGTTAATGGCTCAAAGGCCATGTGAGGGAGGGTAGGACAAAAAACGACTTGacttaatttgaaaaaaaacaattcaaaagaTATCCATCACcgaaaaataaacaattttcctatattataagctaatttattcaatcatttagaaatatatatataaaattaatgtaattaaacatgtttaaaaGTATCTACACATCTTCACACTTTATTTTAGTATTCcgtattcttttattttttttgcaagtAGTTGTTTGAAAGTAACTTTGCAACAATCAATTGTTTTCAACGAATTTTTCGCTGTTATTGAGTTTTTGTCTTATTCAGAAAATTGTTATTCcgattattttagaaaataatttagtaGTAGGACCTAACTAATATagattattatatttcattaaaactAGACACTTGTATTATtgcattaaaaaatttatattgtttaaactttaaatatatCCACAATATCATGCACAGTTTAATTTGGGAAAAAATTCTTTCTACAAATTCCCTTCcgtaaagaaataaaaaagtacaaATTATGGAAGTGGCCATTCGATTTTTTGCTTTATTAAATAATTGATCTAATTTTCGGAATTATCGAAATTGAACTAATACGTTCTTCTTTCCAGTTTTGTCATCGAtgacttatttttcttcttcattcgtACCTccttggtcttcttcttcattatcatcttctgtcttctccttttttaattcgacacataaaaaataatgaattatttacgttttgtttggatcattgttatttattattttataatgtattgtattgtattgtattgtactctaatatattgtattgtatggtagatacaatgtttggctagactataatgtttgttgttgtttaataacattttaattatttggtttGGTAGTTTcgtactgtattgtaatttataaatttactaaaatatccttagTTACTCTAGGGTAGGAGATTTGactaaattacataattaaggtaaagggtaaaatagtattttgcaatattatgtaaagatataattaaaaaaagaaattaagtaacaaatGGAACACACCAAAtcggttgttccataaaataggggtttcattgttacgtaacaaccaaatttaacaatacaatacaatatattttaaataactataaaaacaaacattgtaggtgTAGTAatgatacaatacaatacaatgggtaacaatgatccaaacatagtgttagagtgaattatatatcaaaaagaCTCGAAACATTGAAAGAAATTcgtgtataattattttgagttgtGTTAAAAGGTGATTTTGAGTTGATTGATATTGAATAGTCACTATATACTTTATGAATAATCAATGTATAATTCATGTATAGTTAAgttatattcaatatttttgaatGTATCATAAGATATCGTCAGTGTATAGCTCATGTATAAATTACTATATTGTATAGccaatgtatatttttttgtgattttggaCAAGATATGTTGTATAGTCagagtatatatttttttttatgacttttgactattttttatgtaaataaaatatgacTATATTTGTTGTAAAGCTAATTACTttgttatacatatatttgtttattttttttactctcCCAAGGAGATCCCACCCCTTTTTCTCCTTTGGTAACTTGAATTCGCAATCTTCGGATCAAAAGCGAGAGGTGCTTACCATCAGAGCAACTCCCTCTCGTCCTTaactatatatatttgaaacttgttcaataaaaaatttagttaaagTACAATCTATTTTATTCTCTCGCTCTCACACAAAACATGTATAATCAAATATAAGACATCTAAATATTTTCACACGTCACTTTTATCTCCCACCAAGatttttcttaataattaattattttatgcaaataaaatatgattatatttgttgtaaatctaattgttttattgtatatatttgaaattagtccaataaaaattaattaaattataagcTATTTTattctctctcacacacacatatatataaaaaatcaaatatgctCAAAAACATCTAAATATCTTCACATGTCACTTCTATTTTCACCAAAACTTTTCTTAATAATTAATCATTGGAAAGTAACTTTACAACAATCAATTTTTCCTATGGTATCTTTGTATTTATTAAGCTCTTTATCTTATCCAAAAAAGTCATGTTTCGATTCGTTAGAAAGTAATTTGAGTCTTTCTATGGTAGTACCTAACCCGCAAACGACTATATTCTTATTTAGTCATAAAAACATGTCGTATAACTACATCAATAAAGTCATGTAACATTTAACATGGGTAAAAACCTCTTCCAGGAGATCTCCTTCGACGAAAGAATAAAGATCTAGTTAAATTATGAGCTATTTTTTGTTCTCAAGTGTCTAAAAATACATAAGAAAGATCAATATGATCAAACATATTTGAtatcatacaaatatatttacaCTTCACTATTATGTTCAATCAAGTTTTTCTCCGTAATTACTACtccttctattttattttatgtaaggTAGTTTGACTCGACAAGAAGTTCAGAAAAAAATgaagacttttaaaatttgtggtaCAAAATGAATGACAGAAATTTGCGTGGTcgtaaataatttcattaaggataaaacatattttatagctaaattgttatttaatatagaaatgtgtCATTCTTTTCGAAACTgactaaataagaaaataagtcaTATAAAGTGTAAGACGAAGAGAGTATTAATTTGAAAGTAACTTTGGAGCTATTATTTTCTTCCAAACTTGTTTCCGTATTTATTGAGCTCTTATCTTATCCAAAAAGATAATGTTATGATATTTTAGAAAGTAATTTATGAGCCTTACAACATGTTTTATTCAATGGTAGTACTACCAAACTCGCAAaacgtttttttttaaaaaaataaataaagctccaattcaaaaatatatcttaaatattttgctTTAAAGAGACTGCTAGAAATAAGGACACACTAAGTTTTTGTTAAAAAGTTGATAACGAGGGCATATTTTGCTCGAAATAAGAGCAAAATTTGAATTAGAAGATTAATACGGAGGGCGTTTTTTTACTCTAAAGCTTATCGttgaagataattttttatctgaaaaataaataaaatacaatattatatcaaatttcataatttataaatattttataatcttCTTCGTAAATATATTACACACCACTTTAATTTACACTGCAAATAGCCTAAAGAGCTTGTATGAGAGAGATCCCATAAATACCAATATAACTTTTTGTGTGCATGATATTCTCATTGGTAAATTGTAATTTAGAAgtctttaataataattttaaaatacttccATGTTGTAATGGTGTCGTCGTCATTGATGTGTTtagcatttataaaatattagagTGCAagtcattatttaaaaaaatatagataaaaatGTAACACAAAAAACACATTGTATGTTAAATTACTCCAATTTTTACGATGTAGACAAGAGCCAGTGGGTTGTTACAATAATTTAGGTCAAGCTTTCACATTTATTGGGACAACGGATCAATCTTTATCACCAAATTAAATACAATATCTAAATAAACATTGATTGAAAATATTGTGATTAATcattaacatatacatagaaaaaaaaatatattttcttgactTACAGTAACATAATATATACTctacaaatttcatttttaacatGTGTGCATTTAATCAAGTCATATCGAGTAGATTAACTAGCGCAAGATGTAGATTTTATGGAATAAACAGTTCCCTCTATATTTATCTTAAAAATCATCAAAgcaattaagaatgaaattaattttactatatGCCACTTTCAAATTCGGAAATTATTGTTTATGTTagtatgaattatgatgttgatgtagtaggtaaaaaaataataatttcccTTTTAGACTAAGAAAAATTTCCTAACAACTATGTCGGTAGGCTCGGTTTGTAGAGCAAATTTCTTAGATAATCACATGGTTGGTGATAAAATTTGGAGCtcaaatttaaagttattttaaaatttaaattaatttatttataaataggaataaaataccatttcattaaattatattacaaagagagatacataattttaaattttgcaaaAGGAGACCTATATTTGACGTGAAGATATCGTTTGTACAATATGAGGTGAAAATTCTATTGGATCaatgaatttttgtaaaattatgactatttaaaaatttgtaatAATATGTAATCGCAAACCTTTATTTATAAAGAGAATACAAAGATATACAATTTATTAATGTGGCACCTTAAGGTATTCGTTACCTTGTTAATGTATTGTATATGGTTTGCTTGGTGAGCTTATAAtagtttttgataatttttggggttttcatattcatgaaaaaaattaaaaattatagaatttaaattgcatgttaaataaaattgaagtttttgTAAGAATTTCCCTATTTTGAgtagttttttattatttttttcgattcAATTTTCCGATAAAGTCTGGGTATTGTATTAATCCCAAAATTCAGTACCAGCATATATAGGAAGTAGATAGTCTTATCTTTGCCTCCAAAATTATAATTGCAAAATAGAACTATACctaattaaaattaagtttcAACCAATAGCATCCAGTAGCCTTTGATTGTCATCCTTATTcctttaaatataaataatagcTTTAATTGTTGCCTATGTTGGTCGTTTGATTAAAAAGTATGGCCAAAAAACTCTTACAAGTtaatatatgacatattttgcttttatatataatttaaacgaTAAAAACTTTGTAGgaataaattattatgcaaTCTGAAGACACAACTCTATAAGTTCtgaatttgaatgaatttttcTATCAACATTAAATTTTACATGAATTAAGTTGCATCTTATATTGACATAATTTATACTATAGACTATGAACCTTTTAACGTATATCATTccattataataaattatatatatgacataAGTTATAGAGTATGAACTTCTTAGGATAAACCGTAACGTTCTAAAACTAAACTTATGATGACAGACTTCTTAGGATATAAGCATAACATTCTAGACTTATGCCTCTATTGTCATACGATTTAAATTTCtcccttttaaaatatttttaccaactcttatttttttgttgtttagctTATTATACATAATTCAGTAACTATCTTtcgatcttttttttttttgcagaataAATCTCCTCCATTTATAGAGCCTTCATCTTTTCCTCTTATTCTTCCCCAATCCTGTCAATCTTTGAGACTTGAGCAACTTGcgaatttatttttgtttttattgataGAGTTATTTcagtcattttttattatttaaatggtaaaagataaaaattaaatatcattaCAAAAAATAGAGGCTTTGACCCAATAGAATTTTCACCttcaaatcaatataatttcaaataatttaatttgaaatgagTCCTTATAATACATTTAATAGTATCGTCGATATGCATGATAAATGCTTTTCCTTTTTGGAAGACTTTTGGtggaaataaattattttgtagcGCACTAAttacttgaaaaataataaacttcAAGAAATCTTATAGCTTGTTtgccaaaattttaaaatcagtttattgtattttgtttctatgctactttttaaaaatagtattttttagttataagtAATTTGTATTTGATCCAAAAAcgcttttaaaaaaatactttttaatataataagaGTCTATTTgaattaacttcaattttttgaCTTATAAACCAAACTAGTATTAAtaagttataaattataaattgtgACTTGTGTGTAAAACAAGTGCTTATAAATATTGTACAAGTTCATTCAAATACTTTgacttaaaaacatttaaaataagttaatttcaATCGACTATCGGTATttgaacaaatttttaaaagtgtATTTAAATATAACAACGTCCTTCAATCAACCAAGCTTATAATAATAGATTATCCCAAACCACAACTAAACTAAGACACGAAAGAAAacatgttgatatatatatatagtaaatagATTGACAATAAGCTTTATCGCCCCGCTGTGGCTCCTTACAGCTTTAAGCGTACACACTCATTTTccttataatattaattagaGTAACCatacatatagatatatataaggTTCTTTTTCTCAAGCTCAAGAAACGGttttattaaaacattaaatgaaaaagaaataaattaaaaacaacatgtaaaatcaaatcataaatCTCTCACAACTCATACTCCTCGTGATCCATGAGAAtccattttccattttcttgCTGAACCATCCCATTGTGCTTCTCGACCCACCAAGCTCCAGGTACCAAATGTTCATCTTTTAGAATGTCCCATATCCTGTTTACTAGTGCCAAATCGCGATTCACCTCTAGTTTAAAACCATCTAAAGGTCCGATTCCTTGCGTACCATCGATTCCGTGCAAATAACCTTCCAAATTATGCCTAGTGTGTGGGTCCCCAGGATTCAATTTCAAATAAGGGGATTTTGTGGTGTCAATTATTATCTCCTGCCCAACGTCGAAATACCCAATCGGTGGGTATTTTGGTACAATATCTAATAAATTATCAATTCTCATGATGTGAAGGTTTTTCAATTTGTTAAATGTGTTCACAAAATTGAGATCTCCAACTTTAGGACTTGCAAATACAAAAGCTGTCACTGGAAACTCTTTGCCTTCACTTGTTTTATTGATTCCATTGAACGCTATGTCAACTGCATTTAGAGTTGCAAGTGACGCACCTAGGCTATGTCCAGCCACTGTTATACTCACCTCGTCGTCCTTGTATTCCTCAACCAATCTTTTCACTTCTTCAAGGACCTGAAAACGcgaatatttttactaatttataatGAGATGATCATAAACTTTAAACAGTCCGAATTTAAAATGTACCTGGTCTCTAGCACTAGTTTTATTAAACTTTGATCGTTCACTTTCTGATGTATAAATGTTGTAGAAGCCATGATGCACCAATGGTTGGGTTAAAGGAAGTAAACCTCCTTTACCAAATACTTCTGGTGCTGGAATTAGTAAAAACTGGAGGTCATTAACCCACTCCAGAGTCTGAATTGTTCCTCTCCAAGCAATAACAATATCTCTTCTTCCTAGTGAAACTTTACCCTCATCAGTAGCCACAGCAATATATCCCATAAAATTTGATTCCTTACTCCATGCTTCCCTTGACAATGATTTCGTTATGAAAGCATCAGGGAGTGGAATAGATGAGGTAGCATAGAAATATTTAGTTACGCGATACTTTGATGGATCAAGGCCAGCCTTAGAGAAAAGATTTTCCATCGAGTATCTACTAGCTCCTGCATATTTCGATGCTTTTTCTGTAATGAAAGTGTCATAAGTTACATGAGCTAATTCTCCATATTGAATGATGTATCTACGAAGATCAACATCCAATGGGTTTAATAGCCCCTCCCATTTGTTTTTCCCACTAAGTTCCTCCCATTTATCAGCCATGctagacattttttttttctctctttgtttttacttgGTATGTTCTTATCATTTAGCCAATGTATTTATAGAGAAGAAAACTCGTTTCCTCTATtctataaaatgataaaataatcttaattcctcaattaattaattaaatgaccaaGCAATTATTAAATACCCTTCGTTGTACCACCAAACTTTcacttattaaatataaaaataaaatagtagatGATTTTATCTACTCACGTCTTAATTAATCGATGATTGTAGATATATACCGAACTTTAGCCATACTACTAGATATAGGAGTGTGTCCGTGCTAGTACGGGTCTaatagatattattttttatatcttaatttatgtgatacagataaaatttgaagatttaatTCAGATTTATATTGGAGTTGTTAATtacaatgatttaattttttaaaaataatatgcattACTCCCTCTATCCCAATTGaagtatacaaataaaatttcgAGAATCAATCAAACTGTTTATATGCTTTGTGTTTATTGTTctgatttcttatattttttttaatgtaatttgtaAATAGTATATGTTACTTTTTTAACGATCATACTGtcctcaaaattatttttaaagatcACATGTCGACCAGTTGCGTGGTTATTCCCATTTATCATATAGTAGAAAGTAGAATCCATATACGACCCCAGTCCCACTGTAGCTGATCATCCTCTCGGATCAGCTACTGATCATCGCCTTGGTAAGCTATGCCTCACAAACTGGCTAATCAGACGCGAGCCCCTCCTTGAACGGATTGCTCCTTTTGCTCCTCAGCCTACGGGGTATTAGCAGTCATTTCTAGGTGTTGTTTCCCTCTCAAGGACAAGTTCTTACGCGTTACTTATCCTTCCGCCACTGGACACACATTTTTTGTGTTTCCCATCCGAATTGCATGTGTTAATTAAGAATGCCGCCACCATTCATGTCAGGATCGAACTCTCCGTGAGAGTTATAATTATCTTGAATTAGTTGATCGCCTTACTAAAATCAAaagaacattaattaaatattttttttaattaatttattcttgtTTTGCCATAAAATTCCGACGATGAAGTGGTTGGCAAGAGATTAAGAATGCTCAGCCTaactttattcaattttatttgtttctataattctatatctatatatatttgtcTCTGACAATTTAAATGCTAAGAAACGTGATTGACAGCGACCATAAAAGTGTGCATCATGAGAAACGAAATAGTAATTAACTATTACTAATCATTTAACCttatttttactatattataAAAAGCATTTAATCACTAGTTATTAATTGGTGGTATAatgactatttatttttttaagattatgtagtttttatttaaaataaaagtcaaacTATGCcaagtaaaaaaaagaataaaattgtgTTCTTGAATATTGATACATGAAAATAAACAAGTGTGACAAAGTCGAATTTCCTTGtgaattaaaatcaaaattaaatttgattatttagtttccttttcaacttattaaactttaaagttataaagttTTGAGAATaagttttttcattttccaCACACAATCCAAAGTATATCTTTTATTATTccgaaaattttataataactcagttatcaatcaatatacaatatcTTACACTGTAGTCCCttttctttcattaattttgtaataataaaataagggtaaaattataagttttatattttcccaCACCCCTTCTGTTTTTACttctattttagtttttcttttacccCTTTCTATGATTTtctatccccccccccccctttttttttttttgcattcttgataatttgaattttactattttagtaTTAGAAAGTTAGGGTTCTTATCATTCTAGCAACTCTCTCTTATTAGTACGTTGTATTTGATACATAAGTAAAAAGtattattcaataaatatttaatagataACTTAGATAGATATTATGAATTTAAAGGTGAAGGTAGGGATAGGAGGTGTgagaatataaataaatttattttcttaactaaaaaagtcatttttcctcattttaaaataattttattttcttagactaaatatatttcaaaatcttttatcaataaaattaaaaaaagttgaaaaacatcttctatttcttttttctccCTATTGAACGCATCTAAAGCAAGTTCTCTTTTTCCCACT
This window of the Solanum pennellii chromosome 2, SPENNV200 genome carries:
- the LOC107008667 gene encoding phospholipase A1-IIgamma-like: MSSMADKWEELSGKNKWEGLLNPLDVDLRRYIIQYGELAHVTYDTFITEKASKYAGASRYSMENLFSKAGLDPSKYRVTKYFYATSSIPLPDAFITKSLSREAWSKESNFMGYIAVATDEGKVSLGRRDIVIAWRGTIQTLEWVNDLQFLLIPAPEVFGKGGLLPLTQPLVHHGFYNIYTSESERSKFNKTSARDQVLEEVKRLVEEYKDDEVSITVAGHSLGASLATLNAVDIAFNGINKTSEGKEFPVTAFVFASPKVGDLNFVNTFNKLKNLHIMRIDNLLDIVPKYPPIGYFDVGQEIIIDTTKSPYLKLNPGDPHTRHNLEGYLHGIDGTQGIGPLDGFKLEVNRDLALVNRIWDILKDEHLVPGAWWVEKHNGMVQQENGKWILMDHEEYEL